One window of the Perca flavescens isolate YP-PL-M2 chromosome 5, PFLA_1.0, whole genome shotgun sequence genome contains the following:
- the endog gene encoding endonuclease G, mitochondrial has protein sequence MERWWRTGATLLFGAGLGASVSRLLSARGREEEAERPGGKETLLGRVPVLPVPRILPGVRAADLQVSPGGSGAVMKYGFPSLANIKTRESYVTSYDPRTRTASWVIERLDPASLSGPSNRKYCDFKEDDSVHVFHRATNEDYRGSGFDRGHLAAAANHKWSQKAMQDTFYLSNVAPQNPHLNQKAWNNLEQLCRSLTKRYLNVFVCTGPLYLPRQEADGKLYVRYQVLGRNHVAVPTHFFKVLILEQGGGRGVELRSYVLPNEPIDEKIPLERFLVPIETIERASGLQFVPNIMKRTSSLQAVTATHNALQPAITAG, from the exons ATGGAGCGGTGGTGGAGGACCGGAGCGACCTTGTTGTTCGGAGCTGGGCTCGGGGCTTCAGTGAGCCGCCTGCTGAGCGCCAGAGGCcgggaggaggaggcggagagACCCGGGGGAAAGGAGACTCTGCTGGGGAGAGTCCCGGTACTCCCGGTACCGAGAATACTACCGGGGGTCCGGGCCGCCGACttacag gtGAGTCCTGGTGGCTCCGGAGCGGTGATGAAGTACGGTTTTCCCTCTCTGGCCAACATCAAGACGAGAGAGTCCTACGTCACCTCGTACGACCCCCGAACACGCACTGCATCCTGGGTAATAGAGCGGCTGGACCCCGCCTCCCTCAGCGGCCCCTCCAACAGGAAGTACTGCGACTTCAAGGAGGACGACAG CGTGCACGTGTTTCACAGAGCGACCAATGAGGACTACAGGGGGAGTGGCTTCGACAGAGGACACCTGGCCgctgcagccaatcacaagTGGAGTCAGAAAGCCATGCAGGACACGTTCTACCTGAGCAACGTCGCCccccag AACCCCCACCTGAACCAGAAGGCCTGGAACAACCTGGAGCAGCTGTGTCGCTCTCTGACCAAACGATACCTCAACGTCTTCGTGTGCACCGGGCCGCTCTATCTGCCCAG gcaaGAGGCTGATGGGAAACTCTACGTCCGATATCAAGTCTTGGGAAGAAACCACGTCGCCGTGCCGACGCACTTCTTCAAG GTGCTGATCCTGGAGCAGGGGGGCGGCCGGGGGGTGGAGCTTCGCTCCTACGTTTTACCAAACGAGCCAATCGATGAGAAGATTCCTCTGGAGCGTTTCCTGGTTCCCATAGAAACCATCGAGAGGGCCTCGGGACTCCAGTTTGTCCCCAACATCATGAAGAGGACCAGCAGCCTGCAGGCCGTCACCgctacccacaatgcactgcagcCGGCCATCACCGCTGGATAA